gatgatgatgatgatagaacaGACCTAGAACTCACTCTTGTCTTCAATTGTAGTTGTTGTCTAGAACTTTAAATGGTTCTCTAAAAAACTAATCTCAAGGAACCAATGAGCCAAAAAGTATACAACCAGAGTTACTTtgacatattttgttataataaaatgttttagccGAGCttgtgtgttgtgttgtgtgtcAGCAAGCGCGACATCCCGTGCGTGAACTTCACGACGCACGCGGTGCACTGCGCGCGCAACCTCAGCGTGTGCCCCGCGTGCAAGGAGCCCGTGCCGCACGCCGAGCTGCCCGCCCACCACGACAAGATGCACAAGCTGCGTGAGTGTCCCCTCGCTCTCTGTATGATACGGTTCAGCACACGCGCGCAACCTCAGCGTGTGCCCCGCGTGCAAGGAGCCCGTGCCGCACGCCGAGCTGCCCGCCCACCACGACAAGATGCACAAGCTGCGTGAGTGTCCCCTCGCTCTCTGTATGATACGGTTCAGCACACGCGCGCAACCTCAGCGTGTGCCCCGCGTGCAAGGAGCCCGTGCCGCACGCCGAGCTGCCCGCCCACCACGACAAGATGCACAAGCTGCGTGAGTGTCCCCTCGCTCTCTGTATGATACGGTTCAGCACACGCGCGCAACCTCAGCGTGTGCCCCGCGTGCAAGGAGCCCGTGCCGCACGCCGAGCTGCCCGCCCACCACGACAAGATGCACAAGCTGCGTGAGTGTCCCCTCGCTCTCTGTATGATACGGTTCAGCAAATTTTGTTGTTTCATTTTGTACTAAACGTCATTAAAATGTATCAGAAGCCAAGGTTAAGGTAACATAAAAAcgtcaaaaacataaattaaaagataCTGCTACTTTTGGCAACAATGTTCTCAAAGTCCTGTTGTCGCCTTTTTTCTCTaaaggttttaaaaatatcCGCTTCCAATGCATTCTTCAATTTCTTGAATGTTTTAGGTGCATCATCCTCcgtaaattttgttataaattgtatatgtTTGATCGCAACAGGAGAAGATTTCTTGTGCATTGAAGCTTAACATAGAATTAGGAAATGTtttatacctgggttccctgggccgacatAG
Above is a window of Bicyclus anynana chromosome 8, ilBicAnyn1.1, whole genome shotgun sequence DNA encoding:
- the LOC128198313 gene encoding TRAF-type zinc finger domain-containing protein 1-like, coding for MDESETKTCENCKRDIPCVNFTTHAVHCARNLSVCPACKEPVPHAELPAHHDKMHKLPHARNLSVCPACKEPVPHAELPAHHDKMHKLRECPLALCMIRFSTRAQPQRVPRVQGARAARRAARPPRQDAQAA